Proteins encoded by one window of Capra hircus breed San Clemente chromosome 8, ASM170441v1, whole genome shotgun sequence:
- the C8H9orf131 gene encoding uncharacterized protein C9orf131 homolog — MEWLPEDLCGSEGVVGLLWNQLTYALACRHCGSSCLQSPGNLIILFLFMVWQIQRWWQLGRWRQLQPWYSGDKMRGKGLPLLYHVAFLDRLWKQKSEEEEEAFLDPLKTRSLLKEAPIGEQVTTAPSQPFYNSEGLHKAAGTLEQGLMQTPNPPRSFPTFQILTNLPVRHTTSGSCSQERKSQFFWGLPSLHSESLEATFLSSGGLSPLKLSVSTSVFFNKLPFPPRSPVLLLPRYGFPTPLPTQEAHTTEDLERMASDPQQLPSPSSPPVPSLPLHPNPFSMDHKTVLSGTEANTQSQGTSTLGVPPADKTQWGSTGHKESTQAFQPPLPALCQPPDPLSDAQEINPEGGPSATKDFRGSLGHRVNPMASGSPVSAFCPSPHPLPELLGGRLLGESSGYEPQWRYRENSTKPWALEPPAFDLNPGLHGTRSTCVPSESETPRKGMESKENLWVSADPVSPPSFPSASLESIGTDVQAVLSDSNALRRAIRQRDNLWTSESPAPGHSLSLAPVLEHHRISPVGGLTESETAWKGTDHSRNSWASESPSLAFSTPPVLVLDSLRAMGVPFESEARCGDLGGRKDSRTSELPDCSLPQDPHGANSLGVQPDSKPIWGDVEQKEICWVPAYPVWSPSPLPNSMSKSHTSEPIGDKCDYKPEEETVKHTQNCRTTELLAATPRFSALLPDPHIDLEFVRRNMQYLRGILQDPNPPAVYPLQPIPWPAAQAHALKIESNQPGLPKGGLLTRANAETPSSRGKAIPKVPTCSGIQAWHWSTELKLRLEKLQQSTASRSPSQSFSSSLTLSSTTQATRKLSSCPPQQTHPPSLWPHSSSCHPPKGQSTVTQPIQVPYCYHSHFSFQPQTLKSGRAEQGSRKEQRKKAKTVYQISPQESCVHMEAGENCLGQEEPSNPAVPASGKREDKASALPSAKNRASPRKPKEGDYGEADASLGSSTVTEESHPAQARRLAENPVGRLSRSQHSNQCSPHTAFSPQPHSKYVSSQGQRGARLGTPHILAPRHCKPCPWARKHLSSLPPAPLISSLQRILSKFLGTHGSMPTKPISRGKPGSTGTQYK; from the exons ATGGAATGGTTGCCAGAGGACCTGTGTGGGTCTGAGGGAGTTGTAGGGCTTCTCTGGAACCAGCTGACCTATGCCCTAGCCTGCAGACACTGTGGCAGCAGCTGCCTCCAGAGTCCAGGGAATCTGATAATACTGTTTTTGTTCATGGTTTGGCAGATCCAGAGGTGGTGGCAGCTTGGGAGATGGCGGCAGCTTCAGCCCTGGTACTCTGGGGACAAGATGCGAGGCAAG GGCCTACCACTTCTGTACCATGTGGCTTTCCTTGATCGCCTGTGGAAGCAGAagtcagaggaggaagaggaggcattTCTGGATCCACTGAAGACACGTTCTCTTCTTAAAGAAGCTCCTATTGGAGAGCAAGTCACTACAGCCCCATCTCAGCCATTTTATAATTCTGAAGGCCTCCACAAGGCCGCAGGCACACTAGAGCAAGGACTCATGCAGACCCCAAACCCTCCTCGATCCTTCCCCACCTTTCAGATCTTGACCAACCTGCCTGTGAGGCACACAACATCAGGGAGCTGCTCACAGGAGAGAAAAAGCCAGTTCTTCTGGGGTCTGCCCTCTCTGCACAGTGAGTCCTTGGAGGCCACCTTCCTGAGCTCAGGTGGCCTCTCTCCCTTGAAGCTGTCTGTTAGTACCTCTGTCTTCTTTAACAAGCTTCCCTTCCCGCCTAGATCCCCAGTATTGCTGCTTCCCCGGTACGGCTTCCCAACCCCGCTtcccacccaggaagcccatactACAGAGGATCTGGAAAGGATGGCCTCTGATCCTCAGCAACTTCCCTCTCCATCTTCccctcctgtcccatcacttccacTTCATCCTAACCCCTTTTCCATGGACCATAAGACAGTCCTATCTGGCACTGAGGCAAATACACAGT CTCAAGGAACTAGCACCCTGGGAGTTCCACCTGCAGATAAGACTCAGTGGGGAAGCACAGGACATAAAGAGAGTACTCAAGCCTTTCAGCCCCCATTGCCAGCCCTCTGCCAGCCCCCAGACCCTCTGTCAGACGcccaggaaatcaaccctgaaggagGACCTTCTGCAACCAAGGATTTCCGGGGATCCTTGGGACACAGAGTGAACCCTATGGCCTCTGGGTCTCCAGTGTCAGCCTTCTGCCCTTCCCCACATCCCCTGCCAGAACTCCTGGGAGGCAGACTCCTGGGAGAGTCATCTGGATATGAGCCCCAGTGGAGATACAGAGAAAATTCAACAAAACCTTGGGCCTTGGAGCCTCCAGCCTTTGACCTCAACCCAGGACTCCATGGAACCAGATCTACTTGTGTTCCATCAGAATCTGAGACTCCAAGGAAGGGCATGGAGAGTAAAGAAAATCTCTGGGTCTCTGCAGACCCAGTTTCACCTCCTAGCTTCCCCTCAGCTTCTCTGGAGTCCATAGGCACAGATGTCCAggcagtcttgtctgactccaaTGCTTTGAGGAGGGCCATTAGGCAGAGAGACAATCTCTGGACTTCAgagtccccagcccctggccacaGCCTATCTCTTGCTCCTGTTCTAGAACACCACAGAATCAGTCCTGTGGGAGGCCTCACTGAGTCAGAAACTGCATGGAAGGGCACTGATCATTCCAGGAATTCCTGGGCTTCTGAATCCCCATCTCTGGCCTTCAGCACACCCCCAGTTCTTGTACTGGATTCCCTCAGAGCTATGGGGGTCCCGTTTGAATCTGAAGCTAGATGTGGGGACCTAGGAGGGAGAAAGGACTCCCGGACCTCAGAGCTCCCAGACTGCAGCTTACCCCAAGACCCACATGGAGCCAACTCCTTGGGAGTCCAGCCTGACTCTAAGCCTATTTGGGGGGACGTGGAGCAGAAAGAAATCTGTTGGGTTCCTGCGTACCCAGTGTGGAGCCCCAGCCCACTCCCAAACTCTATGTCCAAGTCTCACACGAGTGAGCCTATTGGAGACAAATGTGACTATAAGCCTGaggaggaaacagtgaaacaTACACAGAACTGCAGGACCACTGAACTCCTAGCCGCAACTCCCAGGTTCTCTGCTCTTCTACCAGATCCACACATTGATCTTGAGTTTGTGAGAAGGAATATGCAATATCTCAGAGGGATCCTCCAGGACCCCAATCCTCCAGCAGTGTATCCCCTACAGCCAATACCCTGGCCTGCTGCCCAAGCTCACGCTCTGAAGATTGAGTCCAACCAACCTGGCCTACCCAAGGGAGGGCTGTTAACAAGGGCCAACGCAGAGACCCCCTCCTCCCGGGGTAAGGCTATCCCAAAGGTACCCACCTGCTCTGGGATCCAGGCCTGGCACTGGAGTACGGAGTTGAAACTCAGGCTGGAGAAACTACAGCAGAGCACTGCTTCCAGATCTCCAAGTCAATCATTTAGCAGCTCCCTTACCCTGAGCTCCACAACTCAAGCCACCCGGAAACTCTCTTCTTGCCCACCACAGCAGACTCATCCCCCAAGTCTGTGGCCCCACTCTTCAAGCTGTCATCCCCCCAAAGGTCAGAGCACAGTAACTCAGCCTATCCAGGTCCCCTACTGTTATCACTCCCACTTCTCTTTCCAACCTCAGACACTAAAGTCTGGCAGGGCAGAACAAGGGTCTCGGaaagagcaaagaaagaaagcaaagacagtGTACCAGATCTCACCCCAAGAGTCATGTGTTCACATGGAGGCTGGTGAGAACtgcctgggccaggaagagcccTCGAACCCTGCGGTTCCAGCCTCAGGCAAGAGAGAAGACAAAGCTTCAGCCTTACCTTCAGCCAAAAATAGAGCCAGCCCCAGGAAACCCAAAGAAGGAGACTATGGAGAAGCAGATGCAAGTTTGGGGTCATCCACAGTTACAGAGGAAAGCCACCCAGCTCAGGCCAGAAGATTAGCAGAGAACCCTGTTGGCAGACTTTCACGATCTCAGCACAGCAACCAGTGCTCTCCACACACTGCTTTCTCCCCCCAGCCTCACTCCAAGTATGTAAGTTCCCAAGGTCAGAGAGGGGCAAGGCTGGGAACTCCTCACATTCTGGCCCCTAGGCACTGTAAGCCCTGCCCTTGGGCACGTAAGCATCTTTCCTCCTTACCTCCTGCTCCCCTTATCAGCAGTCTCCAAAGGATATTATCCAAGTTTCTGGGTACCCATGGATCCATGCCCACCAAACCCATCAGCAGAGGAAAGCCTGGTAGTACTGGAACCCAATATAAGTAA